In Streptosporangiales bacterium, a single window of DNA contains:
- a CDS encoding AAA family ATPase: MLDLRICPACGDRAKLPIVAGDRRECAQCGHRWPFRQLPLFALTGPSGAGKSTVGPLLARRLADRVVVLEQDVLWVAGLRDDASEHPTFRSVWLHTAAMIHQSGRPVVLCGTVAPPELEVLPERGFFTAIHYLALVAEPAALARRLRARPTWRAWDEPRIAEMLEFNTWLQASAATLHPPVDLLDTTSRPLDETVETTSRWILDRLPP; the protein is encoded by the coding sequence TTGCTCGACCTGCGCATCTGCCCCGCCTGCGGTGATCGCGCCAAGCTGCCGATCGTCGCGGGCGACAGGCGGGAGTGTGCGCAGTGTGGGCACCGCTGGCCGTTCCGGCAGCTGCCGCTGTTCGCGCTGACCGGACCGAGTGGCGCCGGCAAGTCCACCGTGGGACCGCTGCTGGCCCGGCGGCTGGCCGACCGCGTGGTGGTGCTCGAGCAGGACGTGCTCTGGGTCGCCGGCCTGCGCGACGACGCGTCCGAGCACCCGACCTTCCGCTCGGTGTGGCTGCATACGGCCGCGATGATCCACCAGAGCGGCCGACCGGTGGTGCTGTGCGGAACGGTGGCCCCGCCGGAGCTCGAGGTACTGCCGGAACGCGGGTTCTTCACCGCGATCCACTACCTCGCGCTGGTCGCCGAGCCGGCCGCCCTCGCCCGCCGGCTGCGCGCGCGACCGACCTGGCGCGCCTGGGACGAGCCACGGATCGCGGAGATGCTGGAGTTCAACACCTGGCTGCAGGCCTCCGCGGCCACCCTCCACCCACCGGTGGACCTGCTGGACACCACATCACGCCCGCTGGACGAGACGGTCGAGACCACCTCCCGGTGGATCCTCGACCGCCTACCACCCTGA
- a CDS encoding transcriptional regulator yields MTCPKCHSQMQTVNKGGVHIEQCQGCRGIFLDRGELEQIAGAETAYYQQATPPPYQPDVPPGGGWGGGKRYSDSPKPYRGGYGDSPRPYGHGQRRRRSFLENLFD; encoded by the coding sequence ATGACTTGCCCGAAGTGCCACAGCCAGATGCAGACCGTCAACAAGGGCGGCGTCCACATCGAGCAGTGCCAGGGGTGCCGCGGCATCTTCCTGGACCGCGGTGAGCTGGAACAGATCGCCGGCGCGGAGACCGCGTACTACCAGCAGGCGACACCACCGCCCTACCAGCCCGACGTGCCGCCCGGCGGTGGCTGGGGCGGCGGCAAGCGCTACTCCGACTCCCCGAAGCCGTACCGCGGTGGCTACGGCGACTCGCCGCGCCCGTACGGACACGGGCAGCGCCGGCGGCGCAGCTTCCTTGAGAACCTGTTCGACTAG